A single genomic interval of Nocardioides nitrophenolicus harbors:
- a CDS encoding MarR family winged helix-turn-helix transcriptional regulator produces the protein MAEDWTDRHVARWKDHWLDVAFDEEVEGAFSRVHRIDRYLRRAKQRAVAEVGLSDFEYETLHVLMIRDTPGSASPTELATELGVSGAGMTGRLDGLEKAGWIRRLPGVDDRRRVIVEVTKAGIAIWRRAMDIRGRAEDDLAEALTQRELTTLNRLLKKVTVRAEEREDRG, from the coding sequence ATGGCCGAGGACTGGACGGACCGCCACGTCGCGCGCTGGAAGGACCACTGGCTGGACGTGGCCTTCGACGAGGAGGTCGAGGGCGCGTTCTCCCGCGTGCACCGGATCGACCGCTACCTGCGCCGTGCCAAGCAGCGCGCCGTCGCCGAGGTCGGGCTGAGCGACTTCGAGTACGAGACCCTCCACGTGCTCATGATCCGCGACACGCCCGGATCCGCCTCGCCGACGGAGCTCGCCACCGAGCTCGGCGTCTCCGGTGCCGGGATGACCGGGCGGCTCGACGGGCTCGAGAAGGCCGGCTGGATCCGTCGGCTCCCCGGCGTCGACGACCGGCGCCGGGTGATCGTGGAGGTCACCAAGGCCGGGATCGCGATCTGGCGGCGGGCGATGGACATCCGCGGCCGGGCCGAGGACGACCTCGCCGAGGCGCTCACCCAGCGCGAGCTGACCACCTTGAACCGGCTGCTCAAGAAGGTCACCGTGCGCGCCGAGGAGCGCGAGGATCGAGGCTAG